The Aeromicrobium yanjiei genome includes a region encoding these proteins:
- a CDS encoding VanZ family protein: MRVRLPIIGAGVVYVVALLFIGLWPTHVDQNLDLASRPPTTWLVALFDLTPDQGYRIGEFGANILLFVPLGALLIALFPRLGWLWATVLAGLFSVALELAQTVARPGRTGSTDDVVANTAGAALGALVVSLWLRHERRRHR; encoded by the coding sequence ATGCGCGTCCGCCTCCCAATCATCGGCGCGGGCGTCGTCTATGTGGTGGCGCTGCTGTTCATCGGCCTGTGGCCGACCCACGTCGACCAGAACCTCGACCTCGCGAGCCGGCCCCCGACGACGTGGCTCGTCGCGCTGTTCGACCTGACCCCCGACCAGGGCTATCGGATCGGCGAGTTCGGCGCCAACATCTTGCTGTTCGTGCCGCTGGGTGCCCTGCTGATCGCGCTGTTCCCCCGCCTGGGGTGGCTGTGGGCGACGGTCCTCGCGGGACTCTTCTCGGTCGCTCTCGAGCTCGCCCAGACGGTTGCCCGGCCGGGGCGCACGGGCAGTACCGACGACGTGGTGGCCAACACCGCGGGTGCCGCCCTGGGTGCGCTGGTGGTCAGCCTGTGGCTGCGGCACGAGCGGCGACGCCACCGCTGA
- a CDS encoding O-antigen ligase family protein, giving the protein MPLDILLIFAAAAFVGGAVMVSHRSGNDLMTFAVGASAGLIDLRIGRFHVFTILVVLWLIPRLLNRRAVAESKMPLVLIGCSAILATSALLGDLVNSSSLVIQLMVLTLSGVILALWVQPREVAVMLRGLLTICTFASVFAMGQVAGIIPVEVWHANVSSIGRPVGIYPEPDWLGLFAAIGVVLAWRSVDQKRWLYPLVMINGAVFVLAFARAAWVAAVVAVVAYYAVGLLIKNKEHSAKRRGRVIPLVLVALIFGGTALAAMPALRADLTTRLSRTVSLDQDDASGRARIQQTEGLLFLASESPWHGRGLSAAGRVGVSGLLYTAEQSQNNVASNWILGNWVDGRFLALPFMAFMIGLAAVTARTIPGQILVIVLVNSFFSNATYFPIAWLAVGLALTQLSASARTTPSGATSRAPDRLLARSRSAATVPAKIPATK; this is encoded by the coding sequence ATGCCGCTCGACATCCTGCTCATCTTCGCGGCTGCGGCATTCGTCGGAGGCGCGGTGATGGTGTCCCACCGCAGCGGCAACGACTTAATGACCTTCGCAGTCGGCGCATCGGCCGGGCTGATCGATCTACGCATCGGCCGTTTCCATGTGTTCACCATCCTCGTGGTTTTGTGGCTGATACCCCGCCTACTGAACCGGCGGGCGGTCGCAGAGAGCAAGATGCCATTGGTACTGATCGGCTGCTCCGCCATCTTGGCCACGTCGGCGCTGCTCGGCGACTTGGTCAACAGCAGCTCGCTGGTCATACAACTCATGGTGCTCACCCTCAGTGGCGTCATCCTGGCGCTATGGGTACAGCCTCGCGAGGTGGCCGTCATGCTGCGGGGACTGCTCACGATCTGCACGTTCGCGTCCGTCTTCGCGATGGGGCAGGTAGCAGGCATCATTCCCGTCGAGGTATGGCACGCCAACGTCAGCAGCATCGGTCGACCTGTTGGCATCTACCCCGAACCCGACTGGCTGGGCCTCTTCGCCGCCATCGGCGTGGTCCTTGCCTGGCGATCCGTGGACCAGAAGCGATGGCTCTACCCGCTGGTCATGATCAACGGCGCTGTCTTTGTGCTGGCGTTCGCTCGGGCGGCGTGGGTGGCCGCCGTTGTGGCCGTCGTCGCGTACTACGCGGTTGGGCTGTTGATCAAGAACAAGGAGCATTCGGCAAAGCGTCGTGGGCGGGTTATCCCCTTGGTGCTCGTCGCACTCATCTTCGGCGGGACAGCCCTCGCGGCGATGCCCGCTCTGCGCGCGGACCTGACGACACGGCTCTCGCGCACGGTGAGCCTCGATCAAGATGATGCGTCTGGCAGGGCGCGCATCCAGCAGACCGAGGGTCTGTTGTTCCTCGCGAGCGAGTCACCTTGGCACGGGCGAGGACTGTCTGCGGCCGGCCGAGTGGGCGTCTCCGGGCTGCTCTACACGGCCGAGCAGTCTCAAAACAACGTGGCCAGCAACTGGATACTCGGGAACTGGGTCGACGGCCGGTTCCTAGCTCTACCCTTCATGGCATTCATGATCGGGCTGGCGGCCGTCACGGCTCGCACCATACCCGGACAAATCCTTGTGATTGTGCTGGTTAACAGCTTCTTCTCCAACGCCACATACTTCCCGATCGCCTGGCTCGCGGTCGGTTTGGCGTTAACTCAGCTATCGGCCTCGGCTAGGACGACGCCGTCTGGTGCGACCAGCCGGGCTCCAGACAGGCTGCTCGCGAGGTCTCGCTCAGCGGCCACAGTGCCTGCCAAGATCCCGGCCACGAAGTAG